One segment of Panthera uncia isolate 11264 chromosome A3 unlocalized genomic scaffold, Puncia_PCG_1.0 HiC_scaffold_12, whole genome shotgun sequence DNA contains the following:
- the BCL2L11 gene encoding bcl-2-like protein 11 isoform X5, producing the protein MFPAAAAAAGAARARSAARGALGCPAERGGGWTASGRVCAAPGALNASSRLCLPRYLRADGQGAPGRRRARAGRRAARARTRRSEGKGRTKKDQMAKQPSDVSSECDREGGQLQPAERPPQLRPGAPTSLQTEQQGNPEGEGDRCPQGSPQGPLAPPASPGPFATRSPLFIFVRRSSLLSRSSSGYFSFDTDRSPAPMSCDKSTQTPSPPCQAFNHYLSAMGLFE; encoded by the exons ATGttcccggcggcggcggcggcggccggggcaGCGCGGGCCAGAAGCGCGGCGCGCGGAGCCCTCGGCTGCCCGGCGGAGCGCGGCGGCGGGTGGACGGCCAGTGGTCGGGTCTGCGCTGCCCCGGGGGCTCTGAACGCGAGTTCTAGGCTTTGTCTCCCGCGCTACCTTCGTGCTGACGGTCAGGGGGCTCCGGGTCGGCGAAGGGCGCGGGCAGGACGCCGCGCGGCCCGGGCTCGGACGCGACGCTCGGAAGGGAAGGGGCGGAC aaaaaaagaccaaatggcAAAGCAACCTTCAGATGTAAGTTCTGAGTGTGACAGAGAAGGTGGACAATTGCAGCCTGCTGAGAGGCCTCCTCAGCTCAGGCCTGGGGCCCCTACCTCTCTACAGACAGAGCAGCAAGGTAATCCTGAAGGCGAAGGGGACCGCTGCCCCCAAGGCAGCCCTCAGGGCCCGCTGGCCCCACCAGCCAGCCCCGGGCCTTTTGCTACCAGATCCCCGCTTTTCATCTTTGTCAGAAGATCCTCCCTGCTGTCTCGATCCTCCAGTGGGTATTTCTCTTTTGACACAGACAGGAGCCCGGCACCCATGAGTTGTGACAAATCAACACAAACCCCAAGTCCTCCTTGCCAGGCCTTCAACCATTATCTCAGTGCAATGG
- the LOC125937456 gene encoding uncharacterized protein LOC125937456 isoform X1, with protein sequence MDGAAGIVCSALADRAGLPDTSERTNAVAALKPRPEWAQGKAESRQLNNHLSSANPPQRAQAPEKSQGSRPAHTAQPLFGGLREPAARLWPAAAAQCRGAGPQLPGQSGEHALPSQPALRSFTTPSRGIPARAVLRPSARSLSTDDPSPNWTCRGREPDSPDRRLPPSDKWDGYVHLCLHVLGKGAGGGADLTPVFVFRRHPARSRGFGVVAAARRDGALLQEQNLEAARSEVKPAQPCGSALAGGPAPAPNHCELRPRWVPPRRAGWQAPPPPRSSRWRFQAPTGKGGGGPAGFPCARCQPCPGWACLLERLGLPVAGVHPSPSLQSVPLPFPHPAEAKTCAWNRGGAPGTQKRAGPLPPAEGLRRRPRALDGLQEFLSQPLWGRRRDWVDPRTRSSKVEQRVSKLSSLRVWGAGRDPDLQGCSPSSLSPHVIVLGSLLLPSGRDT encoded by the exons ATGGATGGTGCGGCTGGTATCGTCTGCAGCGCACTCGCAGACCGGGCAGGGCTCCCAGACACGTCCGAGAGAACGAACGCAGTAGCTGCCCTGAAACCTCGGCCTGAATGGGCACAAGGAAAAGCCGAGTCCCGTCAGTTAAATAACCACCTCAGTTCCGCAAATCCTCCGCAACGGGCCCAAGCACCCGAGAAAAGTCAAGGCTCCAGACCAGCTCATACCGCGCAGCCGCTATTCGGGGGTCTCCGGGAGCCGGCCGCGAGGCTCTGGCCGGCTGCCGCAGCCCAGTGTCGTGGAGCGGGGCCCCAGCTCCCGGGACAGAGCGGAGAGCACGCGCTGCCTTCCCAGCCGGCCCTGAGAAGCTTCACCACTCCCTCGCGCGGAATCCCGGCCCGAGCCGTACTTCGGCCAAGTGCCCGTAGCCTTTCCACGGATGACCCCTCACCAAACTGGACCTGCAGGGGAAGGGAACCCGACTCGCCTGATCGCCGCCTCCCGCCCAGCGACAAGTGGGACGGGTACGTGCATCTATGCCTGCACGTGCTCGGGAAGGGAGCAGGAGGTGGAGCCGATCTGACTCCGGTGTTTGTGTTCCGTCGGCACCCGGCCCGCTCCCGGGGATTCGGAG TGGTGGCGGCGGCGAGGCGAGACGGAGCGCTCTTACAAGaacagaacctggaggctgcgcGGAGCGAAGTGAAACCTGCACAGCCCTGTGGCTCGGCTCTGGCTGGTGGCCCCGCGCCCGCACCCAATCACTGTGAGCTCCGCCCCCGCTGGGTCCCGCCCCGGCGCGCGGGCTGgcaagccccgcccccgccgcgcaGCAGCCGCTGGCGCTTTCAGGCTCCGACAGGTAAAGGCGGGGGTGGCCCCGCCGGGTTCCCCTGCGCGCGCTGCCAGCCCTGCCCCGGCTGGGCGTGTTTACTGGAGCGACTAGGGCTGCCGGTGGCTGGTGTgcacccatccccctccctccaaaGTGTACCCTTGCCTTTCCCCCATCCAGCAGAGGCCAAGACGTGCGCTTGGAACAGAGGGGGCGCTCCGGGCACGCAGAAGCGGGCTGGGCCGCTGCCGCCAGCCGAAGGCCTCAGGAGGCGCCCCCGAGCCCTTGATGGGCTGCAGGaatttctctctcagcctctttgGGGCAGACGCAGGGACTGGGTTGACCCGAGAACACGCAGTTCCAAGGTTGAGCAGAGGGTCTCAAAGCTCTCCTCACTCAGAGTCTGGGGTGCTGGGAGAGACCCCGATCTGCAGGGCTGCTCACCTTCCTCGCTCTCGCCTCACGTGATTGTCTTAGGTTCCCTCCTCTTGCCATCTGGCAGGGACACCTAG
- the LOC125937456 gene encoding uncharacterized protein LOC125937456 isoform X2, producing the protein MDGAAGIVCSALADRAGLPDTSERTNAVAALKPRPEWAQGKAESRQLNNHLSSANPPQRAQAPEKSQGSRPAHTAQPLFGGLREPAARLWPAAAAQCRGAGPQLPGQSGEHALPSQPALRSFTTPSRGIPARAVLRPSARSLSTDDPSPNWTCRGREPDSPDRRLPPSDKWDGYVHLCLHVLGKGAGGGADLTPVFVFRRHPARSRGFGGTPSSSPARNLR; encoded by the exons ATGGATGGTGCGGCTGGTATCGTCTGCAGCGCACTCGCAGACCGGGCAGGGCTCCCAGACACGTCCGAGAGAACGAACGCAGTAGCTGCCCTGAAACCTCGGCCTGAATGGGCACAAGGAAAAGCCGAGTCCCGTCAGTTAAATAACCACCTCAGTTCCGCAAATCCTCCGCAACGGGCCCAAGCACCCGAGAAAAGTCAAGGCTCCAGACCAGCTCATACCGCGCAGCCGCTATTCGGGGGTCTCCGGGAGCCGGCCGCGAGGCTCTGGCCGGCTGCCGCAGCCCAGTGTCGTGGAGCGGGGCCCCAGCTCCCGGGACAGAGCGGAGAGCACGCGCTGCCTTCCCAGCCGGCCCTGAGAAGCTTCACCACTCCCTCGCGCGGAATCCCGGCCCGAGCCGTACTTCGGCCAAGTGCCCGTAGCCTTTCCACGGATGACCCCTCACCAAACTGGACCTGCAGGGGAAGGGAACCCGACTCGCCTGATCGCCGCCTCCCGCCCAGCGACAAGTGGGACGGGTACGTGCATCTATGCCTGCACGTGCTCGGGAAGGGAGCAGGAGGTGGAGCCGATCTGACTCCGGTGTTTGTGTTCCGTCGGCACCCGGCCCGCTCCCGGGGATTCGGAG GGACACCTAGCTCGTCTCCCGCGCGGAACCTCCGATAA